One Triticum dicoccoides isolate Atlit2015 ecotype Zavitan chromosome 5B, WEW_v2.0, whole genome shotgun sequence genomic window carries:
- the LOC119306770 gene encoding CRIB domain-containing protein RIC2-like — MKDRRGFPSSTTTQDSDRVLQEEGNSGEEKAKERIVSAGVQRLLKGIKTFFAAYDGGEEDEEEREIVIGYPTDVQHVGHIGWDGLSKMGGMAGAFSLPSSLPLRQLETAMDPGAVTTICTN; from the exons ATGAAGGACCGCCGTGGCTTCCCCTCCTCCACCACCACACAAG ACTCAGACAGAGTCCTCCAAGAGGAAGGAAACAGCGGCGAGGAGAAGGCGAAAGAGAGGATCGTCTCGGCGGGGGTCCAGCGGCTGCTCAAGGGGATCAAGACCTTCTTCGCGGCGTACGACGGcggagaagaagatgaagaggagcGGGAGATCGTGATCGGGTACCCCACCGACGTGCAGCACGTCGGGCACATCGGCTGGGACGGGCTCAGCAAGATGGGCGGCATGGCCGGCGCCTTCTCCCTGCCATCCTCCCTTCCTCTCCGCCAGCTTGAGACCGCCATGGACCCCGGCGCCGTAACCACCATCTGCACCAACTGA